The sequence below is a genomic window from Lolium perenne isolate Kyuss_39 chromosome 4, Kyuss_2.0, whole genome shotgun sequence.
AACTGTATATTGATTCAGGGTATAAACCAGATTGGAAGAGAGCACTCTGAAGTAGATTCACGCGGAAAGTGCCTCATCGCATTGTGTGTTTTGTGAAAGTCGTACACGCCCATGAAAGTGGTGGGATACCTACTCCCGTTGCTCCACGCCAAGGATAGGTTGAAGCTTGCATCGTCCAGGTAATAGATGTTACCCACCGGGAGCGTGTCAAACTGAGACACCTCAAAGGCCCTGGAGCACCCTCGGCCAAGTAAGAGCGCCCGACCAGGAAGCGCGTGCAGCTCCACCCAGTAAGTGCCCCCACCGCCACTAGGGTTCATCTCAAAGATCCTGAAGTGCTGTTGCTGCTTGGGCCCAAAGAGCCGCAGGACCATTAGCAGCTTTCCACGGGACTCCACCAGATAGCGGGACACGCTGTGACCCTTGGGCAGGAGCCTATCAGGCTTGTAGTCAGTGCGCTTCTGTATCAGATAGGAGATATGAGACATCCCCAGAAGGTCACCCTTGGGAGCGTACACCACAACATCCTCTGTGCTGGAGAGGACATGGAAACCTTCCTTGTAATAGATTATGTCCTGGATCACGTCCACCACATCGCGCCTGGATGCAAGCCAGTATCGTTCCATCCCCATCCGCCAGAACGCTATATTGGAAGCACTGGAGACGTGCGCCGCAGCAAGGCAGCCCTCCGCTGACGGCGTGCCAGAAAAGGTGACAGTGCGGATGACCATATGGTGCTCGCACGTGGTGTCGATCCTGCCACGCGCGCTGGGTATCCTGAGCCTGTCAGGGAGAGGAACCATGGCGCCAGAGCAGAGGTTCACCGCTGCGTACCCTCGCCACTGGTCCGAGGCGAGGACGACCCAACCACCCTCATGGGAGCCGCATAGGCGCGCGGCACAAACGCTCTCCGAGAGGTGTAGGCGGCGGATAGCCCCAGAGTGGAGGCTTAAGAAGGAGGGTGCAGCAGGGGATGGGAGAAGGAGCAAAGGGAGATGGCACTGCGGGGATTTATGGACCTGCGCCGCAGAGCGCCAAACACGACAGACAGCAGCGAAGTAGACACGGTCAGCGAGGCAGGTGAGATAGCGGAGGATGGTGTCGAGAAGCTCAGGTGGGAGGCCGTCAGACCATGGAGAGCAAGGTTCGCGAGCACGGAGCATGGCGGGATTTGGGGGCAGATGCGAATGGTCTCTTTGATTTGGCTGCAGCCTTGATCCTGGTGCCAGAAGTAGGTAGATTTCCAGTTACATTCGGCAGTTGAAACAAACTGGATCAGCTCCCCAGCTACCACAACAAACTCTTGATCCTCACGAGTTGCCGCAACAAGCCTGTAAATATGGATCCCAGTCCAAAAAAAACTGTAAATATGGATGCATACATACTTTATTGTTGCAACACAGAAACAAAGGTTATGTTTGGATATATAGGTTTGCCAAAAAAAAATGTTTGGATATATAGAGAAACCAAGTTCCAAACTCCACTCATCAGAGAAAATAAAAATGAGGGCTAGTCACATTTCTTACAAGTTTGAACCTCGCGCCTAAGCTTGAAATGTTCGAATAGACACAGAAATCAGATCCAGAGAGCAAAATGCCGCATTTTCTACTCTAGAATCAACATTTTGTCTCACTGTATTCTTAAGAATCCTTCACAGATCAAAAGAGCTAGATAATGAAAGAGTGCAAAGGATAATACCATGTAATGGTGTGTCTGAGCTATATCCAAAATGGACTTCACAGCACATAAAACAACAACCACAGGAGTCTTTGAAAGATCAGTTCAGTCAGCAGAGATGTCCATGGCTGCAGCAAAAGATATGTTAACCGAATTAACAATGTACTCATGGTCTTTTGGTAATGCATTCTAGAGAAAATCCAGAAAAACAATAAAAATGGCCAACTAATATGAATGTAATGGTTGAGGATAATGCAAATAAATTGTACCGTACAATACATTGTATGACAATAAACGATCATGTCTCTAGAATATTAGCTGTTTGCGCTGTGACAATAAATGATGAAACGAATGTGTTGATATACCTAATAAAAATATTAGTTGTATGCCCAGACATAAATTCTTCCAGGTTGGCCACATAATTAATGAAATAAACAGATTGTGCCTAAAATTTGAACGTACCAAGAACTAAGTAAGCCATATACTCATGTTAATTATGCTAGAGAGCTGAAGCCAAATGCTGTTTGGTTGGGCGCAGGTTCAAGCCAAGCATTGGGCCTCAGAGTAAGTGGTCCAGATCCAATCCCTCAGAAACATGCTACCATTGTCCACTACTGAAGAAGTTGGTATAATCTTAGGCAGTTACTATAAGGCACGAATAATTATCTTTTGTCAAAACCAAAGGCCATGGTTTTTAAGGGGGTAAGAAGTTTTACCCACGCTCGAACACCTAATTGGCACGAGTAAATTGCATAGACCAGTAACTCTTGGGGCAAATATTGTGCAAACCAGTCACTTGAATTTATTTTTGCAGAGACCAGCAACTCTATGTGTAACTCATTGCAAAGAGGTGTAATGACTAAATTAAACAGGTTAACAACACAGTAACTGATAAAGGAGACCCACATGAGGTGGCCTGGCTGGCATGGtggtattagagcatctccagcagatAATGTACATACAAAATTAACTACCATATAAAACACCTTAGTTAAAAAAAACAGCTCCAACTGATGATGTAGATGTAAAAAAAGCCTCAAAATTTCACACCGCGATGCAAAGAGGTGATGTATCGTAAACCAATGGCCGCGCTCGAGCTCGAACTGCCGTTTTGTCGTTTCATCACTCCCCACCCCCGCGAGCTGCCGCGCCGCTGCCGGCCAAATCCGGCCAGCTGACGTTGGGAATAAAGCCGTTGTCGCTCCCCCGTCGACCGCTGGCCCCTGCCTCGCCTCGCCGAACTCTTCAAGCAGCTAGAGATGGCCGCCGCGTTGAAAATCCATCGCCCATCAGCTCAATTCCGGATCGCCGCGACCATCGTTGGCCGTCTGCAGGGCCGCAGATCGTCGGTGACCTTCTATTTAGCATACGACCCTGACTCGGACCTGTGGGACTGCGACACCTTCCTGGGCGACGCACCCGCCAGCCAGAACGAGGGGCGAAGCCTTCGTGGATGAGGACGAgaatgagggtggcgacgaagcacCTTGGCAGGAGTTCCGCGACGACATGGTCGACTTTGGGTGTCATGgcttagagcatgtctagcagACACCCCAAACCCCAACTACGTGTATCCGAGCCACCCCAAACACGTTTTGCAGGCTGAAAAATCGTCACGCAGTCCAGACGCGCCAAACGCAGCCCGCATAACAGCATATTCCTGGCTTGTTCGCACCGGGCTTCCTCAGCGCCGGCTTCTTCTGCGTCGGCAGCCTGTTACCCGGCTTCTTCATCCGCTTGGTCGGACCGGGAGGGGCAGCCGCAAAACGGCGGTTATTATGCTGATGGGGGTCGAACGCGgtgtctgctagagatgctcttacacaTGAGTGGTAGGCCCCTACACCAACGCATGCCCCACCTGCAGCACAGCCGCAGCAGGCGGTGTCCTGGCCCGCGCCTGCGCCACCATTGCCCTTGGTCGCCACCGGTGGTCATCGCCATCGACGAGTAGGCATAGGTGACGCTGATGCTAACCCTAGTTTTAGCTAGGATTTTAGGATACCTATgctgttttttttcttcttttttgcccCATGTAAATTATATTTTTCATACATGAAATATCATTAATTAGGCTTGTGCTTGAAGCCGCTGGATTCATATCGATTCAAACGGacaaaaataaacatattttgtGTCCGAAATAGATCTGCCTAGAGATTCCCTTATACATAGTTTTTCTACTTTTTAGATCATTGTAGAAATGCCAATTTTGAAGCAAAGCAGCTGTCAACCATGGTGCTAGTGCATGCGCAGCACACACCATGCCACGGCAGCTGCCAAAGTATGGTGTTTAAGCGTTGTAATCTAATCATTATAGCGCCATGCAATGTATTATATGGAGAGTCGCTGGTTTCCGCAAAACCAATTTCAAGTCACTGGTTTGCGCAATGTTTGCCCCAACATTTACTGGTATATGCAACTTCCTCAATTGGCACTAAACGCCTGAAGCGGGCAAAAACCATGGCAAAGACAAATGGAACATGAAGTTCATAATTTAACCTATATATAGGTACTAGTACAGGATTGCACCTCCTCACGGTGCCACTGGATACTTAGGAAAAATCTAAGAGAATGGTAAAAAAATTATGAATCAAACCTAGTTATGAACGACAGCCTTTCGTTTATATCTTTCAGAATTGCTTCAGGGCACACTATGAGGAGAGACTAGGAGCCAACTGTCATGTACAGCAGCACACATCTTGGTTGAAATGCATTCCAACTGAAGTAAGATACATAATGAAGATACAGTTGGCTCTCTAAATAATCAGAACCAAAACACATACATGGAAACGTTGGAAATAACAGGGGCTGCCACTCGCATTTCTTGCAAGTTCCGATCTCACTCTGTCCACATCAAATAAACTAGTCTGACAATCATATGCGTAGTCCTTGCTACTTCAAACAAAACGCACATCAGTTCTTAAGAATTAGTACAGTAACTGAATGCGAACTCTCTGTAACTGATCGAAACCATATACTAACTGGGGAAAATTGAGTCTGTACCATCAAAACGTTGCAGTTCTTTTGATCCTTACCAGTTCTGTGAAGTCTCCGTCAGCGATGGAGGAGAGGGTGTGAAGTCTCCGTCAgcgatggaggagagggggcgtcgCAAGGCAAGAACACGCAGAGCCGTCGGGGAGGCCGGGCTTCAGGGAAGAGCTCGCTGCTGCGGGGGGATCTTGGGGGCGGCGCGGAGGTCGTACCGCGGCCGGACGAGGTGCGACGGCGGCGGCCGCGTCGGGGATGTCACAGACCGCTCGGGTTAGGGTTTCAGGCCGCCGGTTGGGTCCCTTCTCTCCATGCCTATGGGAGCTGGTTTCGTTGGGGGTGGAGGCGCGCCAGCGAGGAGATCCCCCGCCGGGCTCGGAGGATGCGGTGGTCGCCGCTGGGCGCTGGGTAGGTGTATGCGGTGGTCGGAGCTTCTCTGCCGGCCGTGGTTGTGTGAGAGTTGGATTCGAGTTGTGGTGCGGGACTGAGTGCTGACCAGCGCTTCGGTTCAGTTTagagtgctgaaatttttaatTATTTAATTGGTGAAAGTATTACTTTATTATATATACCATATATAAAAATCATTGTTTTTTTGAGAGCGCTAGATAAAGTCTCCTTCTCCCCAAGTGGAGGCAAATGTTTCATGGTGACTTTGAGTACACATGTCCTGCCCACCATTCCTTCTATATATTTTTTGATCGTTTTGAGGAAAAAGTGAGAGAAAGTCTAGATTTACATTTCAACCAATCAATATCTCTCTAAGTAACGGAAAATAGTATATTTGCATTTGATGCAATGATTCAAGTTCTTCGTAGTGATACATGAAAGTGAAAGTTCATGAGTTGATTCTTAGGGCTCCTCTACTCAGAGTTTgctcctcttgggtctttggattCTAGATGGATTGGTGATCTTACTGGTGTGGTGCGCTTGAGACCTCCAATCAAGTTGTGGAGATTGTCTCAACCTTGTGGCCTTTTATGGTAGATTTCTTGCGagtctccaattaagttgtgaagATTGCCCTAAGCttatacgggttcggtgaccaccctcaaggatcCATAGTGGATTAGGGACTTCCCTTTTGGTGGAAATACTCGAGGAAAATATGGTGAACCATTGTGGCGTTTGGGGGGCATTGTTCCTCcatacctctccaacggagactaGCTTCATTTGAGAAGTGAACTTCACGATACATCATCGTATTTGTGTCCCCTTTGTTATTCTTATACTCGAGATATTTACTAAtgtactttactttgtgatatcctttgatgtgggggggggggggggtaccaCGGCAATACCCATGGATTATAGACTTGGATTTTAGGGAAGAAGCCGCCCTAGCTAGTGGTTACGTCAACGTACAAACAACATATGGGCATAATTTACTCACCTTCAGGCCCTAGAAAGAAAACCCTACGTGATGCTTGTCTATTTTTGATTGATGATGATTAGGGTTACAAGGTCGTCGTGATGGCTATGGTGCTCTCTATAGATTGTGTATCCTCCTCCCCGTCGAACCCTCCTGGCCCTCATAAAGGAGGCTAGGTCGCAGGACTCCGGGTCGgttactgaaggagatatgccctagaggcaataataaagtggttattatttatatctttatgtttatgataaatgtttatatatcatgctataattgtattaaccgaaacattagtacatgtgtgatatgtagacaacaagaagtccctagtatgcctcttaaacaagcttgttgattaatggatgattagtttcataatcatgaacattggatgttattaataacaaggttatatcattatatgaatgatgtagtggacacacccaattaagcgtagcataagatctcgtcattaagttatttgctataagctttcgatacatagttacctagttcttatgaccatgagatcatgtaaatcacttataccggaaaggtactttgattacaccaaacaccactgcgtaaatgggtggctataaaggtgggattaagaatccggaaagtatgagttgaggcatatggatcaacagtgggatttgtccatcccgatgacggatagatatactctgggccctctcggtggaatgtcgtctaatgtcttgcaagcatatgaatgagttcataagagaccacataccacggtacgagtaaagagtacttgtcaggagacgaggttgaacaaggtatagagtgataccgaagatcaaacctcggacaagtaaaatatcgcgtgacaaagggaattggtattgtatgtgaatggttcattcgatcactaaagtcatcgttgaatatgtgggagccattatggatctccagaccccgctattggttattggtcggagtgagtactcaaccatgtccgcatagttcacgaaccgtagggtgacacacttaaagttggatgttgaaatggtaatacttgaatatggaatggagttcgaatatttgttcggagtcccggatgagatcccggacatcacgaggagttcctaatggtgggagaataagattcatatataggatgtcattttatgtgaattaaattgacgcggaaggttctatggaaggttctagaaggttctagaaaagtccggaagaaaccaccaaggaaggtggagtccacatgggactccacctccatggccgaccaaccctagtgggggaggagtcccaagtggactcccccttagggggccggccacccccctatatgggaggtggaactcccacctctagtgggagtcctagcttggctaggtttcccctccatatggaaggtttttggttcgggtcttattcgaagacttggagaccaactcttggggttccacctatataatgagggccaagggggagggggccggccacctcaaacaccaccaaggtggccgcaccccatagtggccggcgcccccctctccccaaaccctagccgccccgctcctccacttcccgcacgcttagcgaagctccgccggagttctccaccgccaccgacaccacgccgttgtgctgtcggattcaagaggagctactacttccactgcccgctggaacgtgaggtggacg
It includes:
- the LOC127291944 gene encoding uncharacterized protein; the encoded protein is MLRAREPCSPWSDGLPPELLDTILRYLTCLADRVYFAAVCRVWRSAAQVHKSPQCHLPLLLLPSPAAPSFLSLHSGAIRRLHLSESVCAARLCGSHEGGWVVLASDQWRGYAAVNLCSGAMVPLPDRLRIPSARGRIDTTCEHHMVIRTVTFSGTPSAEGCLAAAHVSSASNIAFWRMGMERYWLASRRDVVDVIQDIIYYKEGFHVLSSTEDVVVYAPKGDLLGMSHISYLIQKRTDYKPDRLLPKGHSVSRYLVESRGKLLMVLRLFGPKQQQHFRIFEMNPSGGGGTYWVELHALPGRALLLGRGCSRAFEVSQFDTLPVGNIYYLDDASFNLSLAWSNGSRYPTTFMGVYDFHKTHNAMRHFPRESTSECSLPIWFIP